The following coding sequences lie in one Ignavibacteria bacterium genomic window:
- a CDS encoding endonuclease V, protein MILAVDVSYNQDEAFAAGVASSHNWTDEKPSYEVTTSLKGINSYIPGSFYLRELPVILELLKKLNEMPEAIVIDGYVWLGSEKKDGLGGRLYIALNKKIPVIGVAKSPFKDTPETIKLLRGKSLRPLYVTSAGISLQEAKTYISHMHGRNRIPALLKRADQLSREGIAY, encoded by the coding sequence ATGATACTGGCAGTGGACGTCAGCTATAATCAGGACGAGGCCTTTGCTGCAGGCGTTGCCTCCTCCCATAACTGGACGGACGAAAAGCCCTCTTATGAAGTTACAACGAGCCTGAAGGGGATCAATAGCTACATCCCCGGCAGCTTCTACTTAAGGGAGCTTCCAGTAATTTTGGAGCTCCTGAAAAAGTTAAATGAAATGCCCGAGGCTATTGTTATCGACGGCTACGTCTGGCTTGGAAGTGAAAAAAAAGACGGCCTTGGAGGCCGCCTCTATATAGCTCTGAATAAAAAGATACCGGTAATCGGCGTTGCAAAGTCGCCCTTTAAGGATACGCCTGAGACCATTAAACTCTTGCGCGGCAAAAGCCTCCGCCCGCTTTATGTTACCTCTGCCGGAATTAGCCTCCAGGAAGCCAAGACTTACATATCACACATGCACGGAAGAAACCGCATCCCAGCACTGCTTAAAAGAGCGGACCAGCTCAGCCGTGAAGGCATAGCCTACTGA
- a CDS encoding cob(I)yrinic acid a,c-diamide adenosyltransferase, with protein sequence MKIYTKTGDKGETGLFGGGRVRKDDLRIEAYGTIDELNSVLGVALNSLRDEGVITLLGMIQRQLFVAGSDLAAPRDKENAKFKIPRVEKSFSVEIERQIDLYNGKLDELRHFILPGGSPGASYLHLARTVCRRAERLVVALNKSVETGEEIIVYLNRLSDLFFVLARYENKVSGTPDVVWKGMEEK encoded by the coding sequence ATGAAAATATACACAAAAACAGGCGATAAGGGGGAAACGGGACTCTTCGGCGGGGGACGCGTCCGGAAGGATGACCTCAGAATTGAAGCCTATGGTACTATCGATGAATTAAATTCAGTCCTTGGCGTCGCCTTAAACAGCCTCCGGGACGAAGGCGTTATTACACTCCTCGGAATGATCCAAAGACAGCTTTTTGTTGCCGGAAGTGACCTGGCCGCACCCCGCGATAAGGAAAACGCAAAGTTTAAGATCCCAAGGGTAGAAAAGAGTTTCAGCGTGGAAATTGAGCGCCAGATAGACCTTTATAACGGGAAGCTGGATGAACTAAGGCATTTTATTCTCCCCGGAGGCTCACCCGGAGCTTCTTACCTTCACCTGGCGCGCACGGTCTGCCGCAGGGCCGAAAGACTGGTGGTAGCCTTAAATAAAAGTGTTGAAACAGGGGAGGAAATAATCGTATATTTAAACCGTCTTTCCGATCTTTTTTTCGTCCTTGCAAGGTATGAAAATAAGGTCTCCGGGACTCCTGACGTAGTCTGGAAAGGCATGGAAGAAAAGTAA
- a CDS encoding aminomethyl transferase family protein has protein sequence MPDTVLRISPMMDFFKSVYQNIVLDEPGSKVSSFTGAKEEYEALTGGVALRDISDSGLLELYGRESLEYLHRISTNSLIDLPASGSQASVFTNEKGRIIDRVRIVNLGEYLLLIGSPAYAGKLQSWINRYIIMEDIKVKNAFGGYSAFELLGPQAESFLTLIFGSLADNLEFNSVKRIEAEGIKINILKVIEFNQKKFILWGSVEEGINLLKHINTQDSVFDFRMAGEEAYKVFRVVKGIPAAPNEINDMYNPHETNLLEDVSFKKGCYIGQEVIARLDTYDKVQKSIAGLIFDEKAEVKDGFRLFNAGNEVGKVTTMARSFHLEKEIALSIISKNFSAPGIKLTAMDESGKEYSVTVCSLPLRK, from the coding sequence ATGCCAGATACTGTTTTAAGAATTTCTCCAATGATGGATTTCTTTAAGTCAGTATATCAAAATATTGTATTGGATGAGCCAGGCAGCAAAGTCAGTAGCTTTACCGGTGCCAAAGAGGAGTACGAGGCCCTGACGGGCGGGGTTGCCCTTCGCGACATATCAGATTCCGGACTCCTGGAGCTCTACGGGCGTGAAAGCCTTGAATACCTTCACAGGATCAGTACAAATTCTTTAATAGATCTTCCGGCCTCAGGCTCTCAGGCATCAGTATTTACTAACGAGAAAGGGCGCATAATTGACAGGGTAAGGATAGTCAACCTGGGTGAATACCTGCTCTTAATCGGCAGCCCTGCCTATGCAGGCAAGCTTCAGAGCTGGATCAACAGATATATCATAATGGAGGATATTAAGGTAAAAAATGCCTTTGGGGGCTATTCTGCCTTTGAACTCCTGGGCCCGCAGGCTGAATCGTTTCTGACCTTGATTTTCGGAAGCCTGGCCGACAACCTTGAGTTTAACAGCGTAAAGAGGATTGAAGCCGAAGGTATTAAAATTAACATCCTTAAAGTCATTGAATTTAACCAGAAGAAATTTATTTTGTGGGGCAGTGTTGAAGAGGGAATTAACCTCCTTAAGCATATTAATACCCAGGACAGTGTATTTGATTTCAGAATGGCGGGTGAAGAGGCTTATAAAGTTTTCCGCGTGGTAAAGGGAATTCCCGCCGCCCCAAATGAAATAAACGATATGTACAACCCTCATGAAACAAACCTGCTTGAAGACGTAAGCTTTAAGAAAGGGTGCTATATCGGCCAGGAAGTAATTGCCCGCCTGGATACATACGATAAAGTCCAGAAAAGCATTGCGGGACTTATCTTTGATGAAAAGGCGGAAGTCAAAGACGGCTTCAGGCTTTTTAATGCTGGCAATGAGGTAGGAAAAGTTACTACTATGGCGCGCTCGTTTCATCTTGAAAAGGAAATTGCCCTCAGCATCATTAGTAAAAACTTTTCTGCCCCGGGGATAAAACTTACAGCCATGGATGAAAGCGGAAAGGAATATTCTGTAACAGTATGCAGTCTGCCTTTAAGAAAATGA
- a CDS encoding dipeptidase, protein MEKVKNYILENQDRYIEELKDFLRIPSISAGTENKKDIQQCASFVADKLTAAGLSRVEIFQTEGHPIVYGEWLGAPGKPTVLVYGHYDVQPVDPVELWNNPPFEPVVKDGKIWARGATDDKGQLFIHVKSVEAFFKSNGSLPLNVKFLIEGEEEIGSESLSAFLKQNKDMLKCDAVLISDTSLYAPGVPSLTYGLRGLCYMEVEVTGPDRDLHSGSFGGAVANPINILASMIAQLQDKKGKIKIPGFYDDVQTLTKKEKESFKNLKFSEKAYAKDLKVAELKGEEGYTTLERLWARPTLDCNGIWGGFQAAGAKTVIPSKAGAKISMRLVPNQDPKKIAKLFTTYFKQLAPKSVKVNVKALHGGYPVVVPLEHKVIVAASQAMEKAFGKKTVFMREGGSIPIVVDFVKNLKAPAVLMGFGLDSENLHSPNEHFDLNHFRLGILSSSYFLEELSQKS, encoded by the coding sequence GTGGAAAAAGTAAAAAATTATATTTTGGAAAATCAGGACCGGTACATCGAAGAATTAAAAGACTTCCTGAGAATACCGAGCATAAGTGCGGGCACTGAGAATAAGAAGGATATTCAGCAGTGTGCTTCCTTCGTAGCCGATAAGCTGACTGCGGCAGGTTTAAGCAGGGTGGAAATCTTTCAGACCGAAGGCCACCCGATTGTCTATGGCGAATGGCTCGGAGCTCCGGGCAAACCGACGGTTCTTGTCTACGGGCACTACGATGTCCAGCCGGTCGACCCGGTTGAATTATGGAATAACCCTCCTTTTGAACCCGTTGTAAAAGATGGCAAGATCTGGGCCCGCGGCGCTACAGACGACAAAGGACAGCTTTTTATTCACGTTAAAAGCGTTGAGGCTTTCTTTAAGAGTAACGGCAGCCTCCCTTTGAATGTCAAATTCCTTATTGAGGGTGAAGAGGAAATTGGAAGTGAAAGCCTCTCGGCTTTCTTAAAGCAGAATAAGGATATGCTTAAGTGCGATGCGGTCCTCATTTCAGACACGTCGCTTTATGCCCCCGGAGTCCCTTCACTTACATACGGTCTCAGAGGCCTGTGCTATATGGAAGTTGAAGTCACCGGTCCCGACCGCGACCTCCACTCCGGCAGCTTTGGCGGAGCCGTGGCAAACCCGATAAATATTCTTGCCTCCATGATTGCACAGCTGCAGGATAAAAAAGGAAAAATTAAAATTCCGGGCTTCTACGACGACGTGCAGACACTTACAAAAAAGGAAAAGGAAAGCTTTAAGAACCTGAAATTCTCCGAAAAGGCATATGCAAAGGACCTGAAAGTAGCCGAACTTAAAGGGGAAGAAGGCTATACTACTCTGGAAAGACTCTGGGCACGCCCTACACTCGACTGCAACGGAATCTGGGGTGGCTTCCAGGCCGCAGGAGCAAAAACCGTAATCCCATCCAAAGCCGGCGCCAAGATCAGCATGAGGCTCGTCCCGAACCAGGACCCTAAAAAAATTGCCAAACTCTTTACCACCTATTTCAAACAGCTGGCGCCAAAGAGCGTTAAAGTAAACGTGAAGGCCCTTCACGGGGGCTACCCCGTTGTCGTACCTTTGGAACACAAGGTGATTGTTGCCGCTTCCCAGGCCATGGAAAAGGCTTTCGGCAAAAAGACTGTCTTTATGCGCGAAGGCGGGTCTATTCCTATTGTCGTGGATTTTGTTAAAAACCTTAAGGCTCCGGCCGTACTTATGGGATTCGGCCTGGACAGCGAAAATCTGCATTCGCCAAATGAACATTTTGACCTGAATCACTTCAGGTTAGGTATTTTAAGCTCATCTTACTTTTTAGAGGAACTGTCACAAAAGAGCTGA
- a CDS encoding YjgP/YjgQ family permease has protein sequence MKIIDRYFVKQFLQTLLFALVAFTLIFVIIDMMENLDDFIDQNVSYPIIFEYYIYFAPEIIRLMIPVASLLACLFTVGRMANQNELTAVKSSGVSLYRIMAPFIVTSLFISIFSIYFGGYVVPLANKGKVKIEQVYMKKDLAAAGTNIFFQDTRNRIVNIYFFDTQHSRASQVSIQEFDPKDLTHMTSRLDAVQMQYDSTKKVWHAFNGTKRMFLPAGESVEKFSEKQLPELHFLPRDVVTKQQKPEEMTLSELRDFYRNQARTGNDPTRTLIEYHSRYSFAFASLIVIFLGLPLSANKKRGGLALQFGLSLLFTFIYLGFMKISEAFGKNGVLDPLITAWLANILFLSAALINLFRTQK, from the coding sequence ATGAAAATAATTGACCGTTATTTTGTAAAACAGTTTCTGCAGACGCTGCTTTTTGCCCTCGTGGCCTTTACGCTGATATTTGTCATTATTGACATGATGGAAAACCTGGACGATTTTATTGACCAGAATGTCTCCTACCCGATCATATTTGAGTATTACATCTATTTTGCGCCCGAAATAATAAGGCTTATGATTCCTGTAGCCTCACTGCTGGCGTGTTTGTTTACTGTTGGAAGGATGGCTAACCAGAATGAGCTTACAGCCGTAAAGTCTAGCGGTGTAAGCCTCTACAGGATCATGGCGCCATTTATTGTTACATCGCTTTTCATCAGCATCTTCTCAATTTATTTCGGGGGCTACGTGGTTCCGCTGGCCAACAAGGGGAAGGTGAAAATTGAGCAGGTCTATATGAAAAAAGATCTTGCCGCTGCCGGGACAAATATATTCTTTCAGGATACGAGAAACAGGATAGTTAACATTTACTTTTTCGACACGCAGCATTCAAGGGCAAGCCAGGTAAGCATACAGGAGTTTGACCCAAAGGACCTGACGCACATGACTTCAAGGCTGGATGCAGTACAGATGCAGTACGACAGCACAAAAAAAGTATGGCATGCTTTCAACGGCACAAAAAGAATGTTTTTGCCGGCAGGAGAAAGTGTGGAGAAGTTTAGCGAAAAACAGCTGCCAGAGCTGCATTTTCTGCCCAGGGATGTGGTAACCAAGCAGCAGAAGCCCGAGGAGATGACGCTTTCGGAACTCAGGGATTTTTACCGCAACCAGGCCCGTACGGGCAACGACCCTACAAGAACGCTGATAGAATACCATTCAAGGTATTCATTTGCCTTTGCGAGCCTTATAGTAATATTTTTAGGGCTCCCTCTTTCAGCCAATAAGAAGAGGGGCGGACTGGCATTGCAGTTCGGCCTCAGCCTTTTATTCACATTTATTTATCTGGGCTTCATGAAGATCAGCGAAGCTTTCGGAAAAAACGGTGTGCTGGACCCTCTGATAACCGCCTGGCTGGCCAACATACTTTTTCTTTCCGCAGCACTCATAAATCTTTTCAGGACACAAAAGTAA
- a CDS encoding DUF3467 domain-containing protein has product MNSNNNNDQPQSQQINIELGEKEAEGIYSNLAIITHSPAEFVIDFTRVVPGVPKAKVHARIITTPQHAKMLMLALKDNIEKFESRFGEIKLEGQPDPQQFGYTRRDEKIN; this is encoded by the coding sequence ATGAACTCAAACAATAACAATGACCAGCCTCAGTCTCAGCAGATCAATATTGAGCTGGGGGAAAAGGAAGCCGAGGGTATCTATTCAAACCTGGCAATCATAACTCATTCACCGGCTGAATTTGTAATTGATTTTACGCGTGTGGTCCCGGGTGTGCCAAAGGCTAAAGTTCATGCAAGGATCATAACAACTCCGCAGCATGCGAAAATGCTGATGCTTGCCTTAAAAGATAATATTGAAAAATTCGAATCCCGCTTTGGTGAAATTAAGCTCGAGGGTCAGCCCGACCCCCAGCAGTTCGGTTATACCAGGCGCGACGAGAAGATCAACTAA
- a CDS encoding YjgP/YjgQ family permease — MILFRYILRNHAGPFIFSLLTLIFIFLFNFLTKFADRLVGKGLGFWIITKLIAYNLAWMVVLVVPMSILVATLMAYGNMSHNNEIAIMKASGVSVYKMIMPPFILSIVIGFLLVEFNNKIYPDANHAARILIQDISNKKPTLSLIPGLFSQEVANYSILVRNIDEKTNTLEGVTIYDYSDPMHLNVVTAKKGKIYFSGDQKKLIMDLSSGEIHETSPGSSTLYRKLLFTNHRIAMDAEQFSFQQSTPGGQRGDRELSAQDMMVIVDSLKNIQNRFQASMNRDIRDYFLKDSTYMYRTPYSQSSGELLLYRVQDRVNAAKNILSSDMENVDSYRKRIDSYMVEVHKKYSIPFACIIFVLIGAPLGIMTRRGGMGVAAGISVIFFLIYWAFLIGGEKFADRGLLSPFWGMWSANFVLGILGILLTIKSARETVNINLSFLSKLIPRQLRAPQEENENN, encoded by the coding sequence ATGATTTTATTCAGATATATATTAAGAAACCACGCAGGACCCTTTATATTCTCGCTTCTCACGCTGATATTCATTTTCCTGTTTAATTTCCTGACGAAGTTTGCCGACCGGCTGGTTGGCAAGGGGCTGGGTTTCTGGATCATCACAAAGCTGATAGCTTACAACCTTGCATGGATGGTTGTGCTTGTAGTTCCGATGTCCATACTGGTAGCAACTCTGATGGCCTACGGCAACATGTCTCACAACAATGAGATTGCAATTATGAAGGCCAGCGGCGTCAGTGTTTACAAGATGATCATGCCTCCATTTATTTTAAGCATAGTAATAGGATTTCTGCTCGTTGAGTTCAATAACAAGATCTATCCCGATGCCAACCACGCAGCACGCATACTGATACAGGATATTTCGAACAAGAAGCCGACCTTATCGCTCATACCGGGGTTGTTTTCGCAGGAGGTGGCAAATTACTCCATACTGGTCAGGAATATTGATGAAAAGACAAATACGCTCGAAGGGGTAACAATTTACGATTACTCGGATCCCATGCACCTGAATGTTGTGACAGCAAAAAAGGGGAAGATATATTTTTCAGGCGATCAGAAGAAGCTGATAATGGATCTTTCAAGCGGAGAAATTCACGAGACGAGCCCCGGAAGCAGCACACTTTACAGGAAGCTCCTCTTTACGAACCACAGGATAGCCATGGATGCCGAACAGTTCAGCTTTCAGCAGTCGACGCCGGGCGGACAGAGGGGCGACAGGGAGCTTAGCGCGCAGGATATGATGGTTATTGTGGACAGCCTTAAGAATATTCAGAACCGCTTTCAGGCAAGCATGAACAGAGACATCAGGGACTATTTTCTTAAAGACAGCACTTACATGTACAGGACGCCGTATTCACAGTCCTCAGGCGAGCTGCTATTATACAGGGTACAGGACAGGGTTAATGCGGCAAAGAACATACTATCTTCCGACATGGAGAATGTTGACAGCTACAGGAAGAGAATTGACAGCTACATGGTTGAGGTTCACAAGAAATACTCAATTCCGTTTGCATGCATTATCTTTGTTCTTATCGGGGCGCCGCTTGGCATTATGACGCGCAGGGGCGGCATGGGAGTGGCTGCCGGGATCAGTGTTATTTTCTTTTTAATCTATTGGGCATTTTTAATAGGCGGCGAAAAGTTTGCTGACCGGGGATTGCTTTCACCGTTCTGGGGGATGTGGAGCGCCAACTTTGTTCTTGGAATACTTGGAATACTGCTTACCATAAAATCGGCGCGTGAGACTGTCAACATTAATTTATCGTTCCTTTCAAAACTCATTCCCCGCCAGTTAAGGGCACCTCAGGAAGAAAATGAAAATAATTGA
- a CDS encoding T9SS type A sorting domain-containing protein: MKLSGMSNQHLLFSAVKPLLLTIRKSAFTILLLFLIAGEILPQRRMEDKKALLKRAAMNLPEVKSSPQDGAPGYCAPGSHSTTYESINSVKVKETFTGIEITVVVNITNPYGCVANNPCQSYDASPENINVWIDWDGDKTWGNRPDEYVIHEGMKGYAIGFDSHLMTLIKDVKVPADAKRPAWMRVNLGWGYDPTDPCQADWTYGDVKDYPILCGLNITEISAIGNIELKDVPKPLLSQKFDKDGKLTDPPVVNKPLAAAARKSEIKLNVKLQSFPDDKLGANSRTVCNYKITSQWKTYVEDVSEFKGKEGKLAIKLPGRIGKYNLELNFKFYGDNQNQVGSDIYILDLWVSYDDPKLSGIKKVWMDKAIEFTEGTMLSPDAEEKLAQEMMHGIYNKGGMRWSYGNAPIPWFRWYEIVEGKTEEADCKATSNVWMNLLKTLGVGGTSTVHHQGKIYGKGFLSKTNLVAYGGTKSARGNAFRSAEINSERWLFDSHTFGQKGTVYYDPVFDKSFKDFYFHVAWDIRTEFPGGYETGDPPPDQGPRVLATGESFELEDGRWKKYTYEFIFTPKIHPLIQSPLTDGARFTGVFSEKAVNTDGDAYTDQLGAEVEIEITKSGKYMVSGLLRQNDIVLATQPYTEAPGSWYEVIGPAPGKLTVHPTFSGESIFQKKLNGTYTFDLYILDTTGTIVDSAEFKTGQHQYTEFGEIPLRVSQISESPEDTTGDGLYDVISVKLDIQSSLAGSYLIQSTLLKDSISITSASMPFQLIAGDNQIIHKAGARALSAAGQDGPYTISVQLCSADGAQLTADQIQTAAYKASQFAPPEAVIITGTNEYTKDDDNDGLIDTLQAELQLTSLKDSRYIITAYLTSQKDSLITVSSSEVSAIKGYSLVRLNFAGTAIAKSKTDGPYKIGYAVILDTVLNLVSSGFNLYNTQAYTINQFEQPRGKIIQSTGSYTEKLIDTDNNGLTDSLEIDVEVIPLDSGYVVAMGQLMNSEGESVCRASGRDFLPANEKGNVRLKFSGRMLYGNLSDGPYDLKNLLIYHLGIPEESISIENAFKTSDYKYLSFEKASVVTGHITDVNNKPVKGVLLSLGDSTYDYSEPTGKYHLVSMQEGQFLLKIYGPDTTGLIWNIYLGDKLFTGDSLIVNVSADTVLNVNFKAPVVLSDAKSSIRGLTALPYYELMQNYPNPFNPSTTIRYNIPKAGVVRLEIFDMLGKKIATLVDEYQAAGMHERMLQADKLASGIYYYQIRSGSYMAAKKMILVK, encoded by the coding sequence ATGAAGCTATCAGGTATGTCAAATCAGCATTTACTTTTCAGCGCAGTCAAACCTTTACTTCTCACAATTAGGAAGTCAGCATTTACAATACTGCTGCTGTTTCTGATTGCCGGAGAGATTCTGCCGCAGAGAAGAATGGAGGATAAAAAGGCATTGCTCAAAAGAGCGGCAATGAACCTGCCTGAAGTAAAATCCTCCCCGCAGGACGGCGCTCCGGGGTACTGTGCACCGGGAAGCCACAGCACTACTTATGAGTCCATTAACAGCGTAAAAGTAAAAGAAACATTCACCGGTATTGAAATCACCGTTGTAGTGAACATAACAAACCCTTACGGATGTGTAGCCAATAACCCCTGCCAGAGTTACGATGCGAGTCCTGAGAATATTAACGTATGGATCGACTGGGACGGAGACAAGACATGGGGCAACAGACCGGACGAATACGTAATACATGAAGGAATGAAGGGCTATGCCATCGGCTTTGACAGCCACTTAATGACGTTAATAAAGGATGTAAAAGTACCGGCTGACGCCAAAAGACCAGCCTGGATGAGAGTAAACCTCGGCTGGGGCTACGATCCTACGGACCCATGCCAGGCAGACTGGACGTATGGAGACGTTAAAGACTACCCCATACTCTGTGGCTTAAATATCACAGAAATCAGTGCCATAGGAAACATTGAGTTAAAGGATGTTCCCAAGCCCCTGCTCAGCCAAAAATTCGATAAAGACGGGAAATTGACAGATCCACCCGTTGTCAATAAACCGCTTGCAGCCGCGGCCAGAAAGAGTGAAATCAAGTTAAACGTAAAACTCCAGTCGTTTCCCGATGATAAACTTGGTGCGAATTCCAGAACAGTGTGCAATTATAAGATAACCTCCCAATGGAAAACTTACGTTGAGGATGTATCTGAGTTTAAGGGAAAGGAAGGAAAGCTGGCCATAAAGCTGCCGGGCAGAATTGGTAAGTACAACCTGGAACTTAATTTTAAGTTCTATGGAGACAACCAAAACCAGGTTGGCAGTGACATTTATATACTGGACCTATGGGTAAGCTACGATGACCCAAAGCTTAGCGGAATAAAAAAGGTGTGGATGGATAAAGCAATAGAATTTACTGAAGGTACTATGCTGAGTCCGGACGCCGAAGAAAAGCTTGCTCAGGAGATGATGCATGGCATTTATAACAAAGGAGGAATGAGGTGGTCATATGGCAATGCTCCCATTCCATGGTTCAGGTGGTATGAAATAGTAGAAGGCAAGACAGAGGAAGCAGACTGCAAGGCAACTTCTAATGTATGGATGAACCTGTTAAAAACTCTTGGGGTAGGCGGTACTTCCACAGTGCATCATCAGGGAAAAATTTATGGCAAAGGCTTTTTATCCAAAACAAATCTGGTAGCATACGGAGGGACAAAAAGCGCACGAGGTAACGCTTTCCGGAGTGCTGAAATAAATTCTGAAAGGTGGCTCTTCGATTCACATACTTTCGGGCAGAAAGGAACAGTGTATTATGATCCGGTCTTTGATAAGTCTTTCAAAGACTTTTACTTCCATGTGGCCTGGGATATCAGGACAGAGTTTCCAGGGGGTTATGAGACAGGCGATCCTCCTCCCGATCAGGGGCCCCGCGTTCTGGCTACAGGAGAGTCGTTTGAGCTAGAGGACGGGCGTTGGAAAAAATATACATATGAATTTATTTTCACTCCCAAAATTCACCCTCTGATTCAGTCCCCCTTAACCGACGGCGCCAGATTTACAGGTGTATTTTCAGAAAAAGCCGTCAATACTGACGGAGATGCATATACTGATCAGCTCGGTGCCGAGGTTGAAATTGAGATTACAAAATCAGGGAAATATATGGTTTCGGGGCTTCTCAGGCAGAACGATATTGTTTTAGCTACACAACCCTATACCGAGGCTCCGGGGAGCTGGTATGAAGTTATCGGACCCGCACCGGGCAAACTGACCGTTCATCCAACTTTCAGCGGTGAAAGCATATTCCAGAAGAAATTAAACGGGACATATACTTTCGACCTTTATATACTGGACACGACCGGGACAATTGTTGATTCAGCGGAGTTCAAAACCGGGCAGCACCAGTATACTGAATTCGGTGAGATCCCCCTGCGCGTCAGTCAGATATCAGAATCCCCCGAAGATACCACCGGGGACGGATTATATGATGTTATATCCGTAAAGTTGGATATTCAGTCGAGCCTTGCAGGCAGCTATTTGATACAAAGCACGCTGCTGAAAGACAGCATAAGTATAACTTCGGCTTCAATGCCTTTTCAGCTTATAGCCGGAGACAACCAGATAATCCATAAAGCAGGAGCAAGAGCTCTCTCAGCAGCAGGCCAAGACGGGCCATACACAATTTCCGTCCAGTTATGCAGCGCAGATGGGGCACAGCTTACAGCAGATCAGATACAGACTGCCGCATACAAGGCTTCTCAGTTTGCGCCTCCTGAAGCCGTGATTATTACGGGAACAAATGAATATACGAAGGACGACGACAATGACGGCCTCATAGATACTCTACAGGCCGAACTGCAGCTGACATCCCTTAAGGACAGCAGATATATTATTACGGCTTACCTCACGAGTCAGAAAGATTCCTTAATTACCGTTTCTTCTTCCGAGGTCTCTGCCATTAAAGGATATAGCCTGGTGAGGCTAAACTTTGCCGGCACAGCTATAGCAAAGAGCAAAACAGACGGGCCGTACAAAATAGGCTACGCGGTAATTCTGGACACAGTACTGAACCTTGTTTCATCAGGATTTAATCTCTACAATACCCAGGCTTACACCATAAATCAGTTTGAGCAGCCAAGGGGTAAGATCATTCAGTCCACCGGCAGCTATACCGAAAAGCTTATTGATACGGATAATAACGGGCTTACTGATTCACTTGAAATAGATGTCGAAGTAATTCCGCTTGATTCGGGCTATGTTGTTGCAATGGGTCAGCTAATGAACTCCGAGGGAGAAAGTGTCTGCCGGGCCTCAGGAAGAGATTTTCTTCCGGCAAACGAGAAAGGAAATGTCAGACTTAAATTCAGCGGGCGCATGTTATACGGTAACCTCTCCGACGGTCCTTATGACCTGAAGAACCTTCTGATTTACCATCTCGGCATACCTGAAGAATCAATAAGCATCGAGAATGCTTTTAAGACGTCGGATTATAAATATCTGAGCTTTGAAAAAGCCTCTGTAGTAACTGGGCATATAACAGATGTTAATAATAAACCTGTCAAGGGCGTCCTGCTTTCACTGGGCGACAGCACATATGACTATTCAGAACCGACCGGGAAATATCACCTCGTATCTATGCAGGAAGGTCAATTCCTCCTGAAGATCTATGGTCCCGATACCACAGGCCTCATCTGGAACATATATCTGGGAGACAAGCTTTTTACGGGAGACTCCTTAATTGTAAATGTGTCAGCAGATACAGTACTCAATGTTAATTTTAAGGCTCCCGTTGTACTCTCAGACGCTAAGAGCAGCATACGGGGTTTAACTGCGCTTCCCTATTATGAGCTCATGCAGAACTATCCGAACCCCTTTAACCCGTCGACAACAATAAGGTACAATATACCGAAGGCCGGAGTGGTAAGGCTGGAAATCTTTGATATGCTCGGGAAGAAAATTGCAACGCTTGTTGATGAATACCAGGCAGCCGGCATGCATGAAAGGATGCTTCAGGCAGACAAGCTTGCAAGCGGGATTTACTATTATCAGATCCGTTCGGGGAGCTATATGGCAGCAAAAAAAATGATCCTGGTTAAGTAG